In Methylobacterium aquaticum, the following are encoded in one genomic region:
- a CDS encoding recombinase family protein, with the protein MPRTFAYLRVSTPGQTTDNQLTEIQAAGFTIEPRRLVTETVSGSTAVAQRRGFARLLDRLEAGDVLVVTKLDRLGRNAMDVGATVARLDELGVRVHCLALGGVDLTSSTGKLTMAVINAVAEFERDLLIERTQAGLSRARAEGRRLGRPASLTGEQRAEVARQLGEGASVSALARTFKTSRQTILRIRDATVPSKTELEVAS; encoded by the coding sequence ATGCCGCGCACCTTCGCCTACCTCCGCGTCTCGACCCCCGGCCAGACCACCGACAACCAGCTCACCGAGATCCAGGCCGCCGGGTTCACCATCGAGCCGCGCCGCCTCGTGACCGAGACCGTCTCGGGATCCACCGCGGTCGCGCAGCGCCGCGGGTTCGCGCGCCTTCTCGACCGGCTCGAGGCGGGCGACGTTCTGGTGGTGACCAAGCTCGACCGGCTCGGCCGCAACGCCATGGACGTCGGCGCGACCGTCGCCAGGCTCGACGAGCTCGGGGTGCGGGTCCACTGCCTGGCCTTGGGTGGGGTCGACCTGACGAGTTCGACGGGCAAGCTGACGATGGCCGTGATCAACGCGGTCGCGGAGTTCGAGCGCGATCTCCTGATCGAGCGGACCCAGGCCGGGCTGAGCCGGGCGCGGGCGGAAGGCCGACGGCTCGGCCGGCCGGCCAGTCTCACCGGTGAGCAGCGCGCGGAGGTCGCGCGCCAGCTCGGGGAAGGTGCGAGCGTGTCGGCCCTGGCGCGGACCTTCAAGACCAGCCGGCAGACCATCCTGCGGATCAGGGACGCAACTGTCCCATCGAAAACCGAATTGGAGGTGGCATCATGA
- a CDS encoding helix-turn-helix domain-containing protein translates to MKASVAEGNIGLFDKSDLVDLIRSQIKKLGLTQTKAAERMGVTQSEVSKVLRGQTRGFSSERLLAFAGALGADIEISIKVAPGARQGRMSLKVEMEAA, encoded by the coding sequence ATGAAAGCTTCCGTCGCCGAGGGTAATATCGGACTTTTCGACAAGTCGGATCTCGTGGATTTGATTAGATCTCAGATCAAAAAGCTCGGCCTCACGCAGACCAAGGCGGCCGAGCGCATGGGCGTCACCCAATCCGAAGTGTCGAAGGTCTTAAGGGGCCAAACAAGAGGCTTTTCAAGCGAGCGGTTGCTTGCTTTTGCGGGCGCGCTTGGGGCTGACATCGAGATCAGCATCAAGGTCGCCCCTGGCGCGCGTCAGGGCCGGATGAGCCTGAAGGTGGAGATGGAGGCGGCGTGA
- a CDS encoding ParA family protein, giving the protein MATIIGLAQTKGGVGKTTTALNLAAELRRRGRTVAVLDADPAAHAVSIAESGRLGYPVVAHLLEAGDEMSVSAWVKSVQARSEAFVLIDAPGAMGAAFGATIAIAHLVLVPSGATVLDVRGAAETVSSIRRNRRATKRTRPDILVVPSRIDRRTSAGRDVVATLAALTEPVAPAISYRAVVADSLAGGEVVPPDGPSALEFAALADAVLTRLGDME; this is encoded by the coding sequence ATGGCGACGATCATCGGCTTGGCGCAGACCAAGGGCGGCGTCGGCAAGACTACCACGGCTCTCAACCTAGCGGCCGAGCTGCGGCGGCGCGGGCGCACGGTGGCCGTCCTTGACGCAGACCCGGCTGCGCATGCCGTTTCGATCGCGGAGAGCGGACGCCTCGGCTACCCGGTTGTCGCCCACCTTTTGGAGGCGGGCGACGAGATGTCTGTGTCCGCCTGGGTCAAGAGCGTCCAGGCCAGATCCGAAGCCTTCGTGCTGATCGATGCCCCTGGCGCTATGGGAGCGGCATTCGGTGCTACCATTGCGATCGCGCACCTGGTTCTCGTGCCGTCTGGGGCGACCGTGCTCGATGTTCGCGGTGCGGCCGAGACGGTGAGTTCTATCCGCCGGAACCGCCGCGCCACGAAGCGGACCCGGCCCGACATCCTGGTCGTGCCGAGCCGCATCGATCGACGGACCTCGGCCGGTCGGGACGTGGTGGCGACCCTTGCGGCGCTTACTGAGCCGGTCGCCCCCGCAATTTCATACCGGGCTGTCGTGGCCGACAGCCTCGCTGGTGGCGAGGTCGTGCCTCCTGACGGCCCCTCCGCCCTCGAATTTGCCGCTCTGGCCGACGCGGTGTTGACGCGACTGGGAGACATGGAATGA